From a region of the Synechococcus sp. RS9916 genome:
- a CDS encoding autotransporter outer membrane beta-barrel domain-containing protein → MKNYLNAFLFLAFAAIASTSVANAQIMVDTTPAGPSENDLVVKSGQVSVYELPEDYKQILLIDDKRIFAIEYSLYSTPDKGNILSLPGVSLGQWYSDEVTGKFFPWASDAKDAEDLSRKLSAESKVFLEKNRGELLNNRGDLELYSYSNGGGFIYNSWRTKEPTSKQRPLNPDGSSEGLIYYYNGTLYHTKGGNKGQGRIQAYGGCEANTISKSQNGEPIKVISSQIVESGYCEWEGDQLSSRYAPVFTGGILDFAEDMPVLGNKYWYVKYESENVNTIVGTISNEGSSLSFNGIFTPVDPEGQDVYGNLLFKGDGITYLNNQVRLYGNLDVAASSQLSITSSSSDLISTPLMFLDGKNIKDGKSNNTLTIMQKGVLQVTGNDLDDDSGPRLPGQPSDKAAVVAHRSPVISFNAGDDKFGIESNSLAVVSYVDFLPSQYSKYKTNCQADQDQATCYKAVPQIAFDAGNDKLINEGVLIGPGEASTGNFLEVALGGGDDVVENSGYLGCLTSAADPGGWNGYVGQNTCSQADQLVNDQLPDGAKNELNRNYNVNLVFANGDDTLSNSGYIRGAINMGNGNDSVETSGGIRGSIVLGHGSDTLGIIQNNDWIGSGVIDDTVSLALSKDVDTGDVDERNNVLLQGRAIISFRNSLGFGSDQCGTKKDKNGGYGCRWGSVGSEGAGYQYPAITGSLGNDTIAVGGQKRDSPAQIWGKVELGANDDSFIVKESGAVSVYGDINFGPGADNFINDGVVKLPGEAQKDGLVLSGNILMGTGSDVVTTNSNIEGPGYIDGGSGEGDVDTITFRASDSAIHQFKVGKVRNFEIANQVSGQWDYDGDYKAAGISVMSVKGGRFLVLDSEQATFEHFVLNGGEIYASLENKNSAPLVSDTFDYQAGSLVINAAQQNDPEGVYTIIKSESQAEMNQLAANTELQYGSNVGQFTGIGESNGIGNSAIYDVYLKEGSLQLVVSQKSSGEIIDCLDDEGCDKDIPSDEKDIVEEITEPGSPGAEIIDAILDDILDEIDLPIIGYGTFARLIISGLAPRNIDGAGRGMATYNNLLTDVVFERLPLRQFDPVVVEETVVEQEEVIEESAPPVRGLWNKSGEVSDQQAQQALDQAIAQAEVTGETTIESLEASGFIEDTSLTAQYARRDGVRAWFRGFGGDDHDSYNDNFYNPYYVNAGGGVLGVDVSVTDNFQIGAFANYGNINLIQQNTLAGGGSWNSDGWGGGVKADYWTDNFYVQGLFSATGFSGNQKREIIEITDQLGDETASGDKSATSYGLAFRLGAPFEAGKFVLEPQFTTTWSFNNEHQFTESGAGQLNLTYKERSTTYVQTDLAMKFSYPINTGETSQLVPSLRVGWLGDWSGNLSDQTLGYRFTNKEANIKSANEDTNGVLVEGGLDYTIANVNSSSYKVYLRGGIEAWGGARGTDYRASGGFEWQF, encoded by the coding sequence GGTGTTTCTAGAGAAGAATAGAGGTGAGTTGTTAAACAATCGGGGCGACTTAGAATTGTATTCATATAGCAATGGTGGTGGATTTATTTATAATTCTTGGAGAACCAAAGAGCCAACGTCCAAGCAAAGGCCCTTGAACCCTGATGGGAGCTCTGAAGGTTTGATTTATTATTACAATGGAACGCTTTACCATACAAAAGGTGGAAATAAAGGGCAGGGTCGCATTCAGGCTTATGGCGGTTGTGAGGCCAATACAATATCCAAGAGCCAAAATGGCGAACCTATTAAAGTCATCTCTTCCCAAATAGTGGAATCTGGCTATTGCGAATGGGAGGGTGATCAATTAAGTTCACGTTATGCCCCTGTTTTTACTGGTGGCATCCTTGACTTTGCCGAAGATATGCCTGTTTTGGGCAACAAGTATTGGTATGTAAAATATGAAAGCGAAAATGTTAATACTATTGTAGGCACAATAAGTAATGAAGGTAGTTCATTGAGCTTCAATGGAATCTTTACTCCTGTCGATCCTGAAGGACAAGACGTTTATGGAAACTTGTTGTTTAAAGGAGATGGGATTACATACTTGAATAATCAGGTGCGCCTCTATGGAAATTTAGATGTTGCTGCAAGCAGTCAATTAAGCATAACCTCTAGTAGTAGTGATTTGATTTCAACACCTTTGATGTTCTTGGATGGCAAAAATATCAAAGATGGTAAGAGTAATAATACCCTTACCATTATGCAAAAGGGTGTTCTACAAGTTACCGGCAATGATTTAGACGATGATAGCGGCCCGCGATTACCTGGTCAGCCTTCTGATAAAGCAGCTGTTGTCGCTCACCGCTCTCCGGTCATCAGTTTCAATGCAGGGGATGATAAGTTTGGAATTGAATCAAATAGTCTGGCGGTAGTTAGCTATGTCGATTTTCTTCCTTCTCAATACTCTAAGTACAAGACCAATTGCCAGGCTGACCAGGATCAAGCTACCTGCTATAAAGCGGTTCCACAAATTGCTTTTGATGCAGGAAATGATAAATTGATTAATGAGGGTGTTCTTATAGGGCCTGGTGAAGCTAGTACCGGAAATTTCTTAGAGGTTGCTCTTGGTGGTGGTGATGATGTTGTTGAAAACAGTGGTTATCTGGGATGCTTGACGTCTGCGGCTGATCCCGGTGGATGGAATGGATATGTTGGTCAAAATACTTGCTCTCAGGCTGATCAACTTGTGAACGATCAATTGCCTGACGGCGCGAAAAATGAGCTAAATCGTAATTATAATGTTAATTTAGTGTTCGCAAATGGTGATGACACTTTGAGTAACTCAGGTTATATTCGTGGAGCCATTAATATGGGTAATGGTAATGACAGTGTTGAGACGTCTGGTGGCATACGCGGCAGCATTGTTCTTGGTCATGGTAGTGACACCCTTGGCATCATTCAAAACAATGACTGGATCGGTAGTGGTGTAATTGATGATACTGTTTCACTTGCCCTTTCTAAAGATGTTGATACAGGAGATGTAGACGAGAGAAATAATGTTCTCCTGCAGGGAAGGGCGATTATTTCTTTCAGGAATTCACTTGGTTTTGGTTCTGACCAATGCGGCACAAAGAAAGATAAAAATGGTGGTTATGGATGTCGTTGGGGGAGTGTTGGCAGTGAAGGTGCTGGTTATCAGTACCCGGCCATTACTGGTAGCTTAGGTAATGACACAATTGCTGTTGGTGGACAAAAAAGAGATTCACCTGCTCAGATATGGGGTAAAGTTGAGTTGGGAGCTAATGATGACAGCTTCATTGTTAAAGAATCTGGGGCTGTCAGTGTTTACGGTGATATCAATTTTGGTCCTGGTGCCGACAATTTCATAAATGATGGTGTAGTTAAGCTTCCGGGTGAAGCTCAAAAAGATGGATTAGTCCTTTCTGGAAATATACTGATGGGGACTGGAAGTGACGTTGTTACAACAAACTCTAATATTGAGGGGCCTGGGTATATCGATGGGGGTAGCGGAGAGGGTGATGTTGATACGATTACCTTTAGAGCTTCAGATTCTGCTATCCATCAATTTAAGGTTGGCAAAGTTAGAAATTTCGAAATTGCGAACCAGGTTTCTGGGCAGTGGGATTATGACGGAGATTATAAAGCAGCAGGTATCAGTGTGATGTCAGTTAAGGGTGGGCGATTTCTTGTTTTGGATTCTGAGCAAGCCACCTTTGAGCATTTTGTATTGAATGGGGGTGAGATCTACGCAAGTCTTGAAAATAAGAACTCAGCTCCATTGGTCTCTGATACGTTTGATTATCAAGCAGGCTCGCTTGTTATCAATGCTGCTCAGCAGAATGATCCAGAAGGTGTCTACACAATTATCAAGTCAGAAAGTCAAGCGGAGATGAATCAATTGGCTGCCAATACAGAGCTTCAGTATGGAAGCAATGTTGGTCAATTTACTGGAATAGGCGAAAGCAATGGGATTGGTAATAGTGCAATTTATGATGTCTATCTGAAGGAGGGAAGCTTGCAGTTGGTGGTTAGCCAGAAGTCTTCAGGTGAGATTATAGACTGCCTAGATGATGAGGGGTGTGATAAAGACATTCCGTCTGATGAAAAAGATATTGTTGAGGAAATCACAGAGCCTGGAAGCCCTGGTGCTGAAATAATCGATGCGATTTTGGATGACATTCTTGACGAAATTGATCTTCCTATCATTGGTTATGGCACCTTTGCCAGGCTAATTATTTCAGGATTGGCTCCTCGCAACATCGATGGTGCTGGTCGTGGGATGGCCACCTACAACAACCTGCTGACAGATGTTGTGTTTGAACGTCTGCCTCTGCGTCAGTTCGATCCAGTGGTTGTGGAGGAGACTGTGGTGGAACAGGAGGAGGTGATTGAAGAATCAGCGCCTCCAGTGCGTGGCCTGTGGAACAAGAGCGGTGAGGTGTCTGATCAGCAGGCACAACAGGCCCTGGACCAAGCCATTGCCCAGGCAGAGGTCACTGGCGAAACAACAATCGAGTCCTTAGAAGCCTCTGGTTTCATTGAAGACACCTCACTGACTGCTCAATACGCACGCCGTGATGGGGTGAGGGCTTGGTTCCGTGGCTTTGGTGGTGATGACCACGACAGCTACAACGACAACTTCTACAACCCCTATTACGTCAATGCTGGTGGTGGAGTGCTGGGTGTTGATGTCTCAGTCACTGACAACTTCCAGATTGGTGCCTTTGCCAACTACGGCAACATCAACCTGATTCAGCAGAACACCCTTGCTGGTGGTGGGTCTTGGAACTCCGATGGTTGGGGTGGTGGCGTGAAGGCTGACTACTGGACCGACAACTTCTATGTGCAGGGTCTGTTCAGTGCCACTGGATTCAGCGGCAACCAGAAGCGGGAGATCATCGAGATCACCGATCAGCTGGGTGATGAGACTGCTTCTGGCGACAAGAGTGCCACCAGTTACGGCTTGGCCTTCCGTCTTGGTGCTCCTTTTGAGGCAGGCAAGTTCGTGCTCGAACCGCAGTTCACCACCACCTGGAGCTTCAACAACGAGCACCAGTTCACGGAGAGCGGTGCTGGTCAGCTGAACCTCACCTACAAGGAGCGTTCGACCACCTATGTGCAGACCGACCTGGCGATGAAGTTCTCCTATCCGATCAACACAGGAGAGACCTCTCAGCTGGTGCCTTCACTGCGTGTGGGTTGGTTGGGTGACTGGAGCGGCAACCTCAGTGATCAAACCCTGGGGTATCGCTTCACCAACAAGGAGGCCAACATCAAGTCCGCCAACGAGGACACCAATGGGGTGTTGGTTGAAGGCGGTCTGGATTACACCATCGCCAACGTCAACAGCAGCTCCTACAAGGTGTATCTCCGTGGTGGTATCGAAGCCTGGGGAGGGGCCAGGGGCACTGACTATCGGGCGTCTGGTGGTTTTGAGTGGCAGTTCTGA